CAAATATACAACTCTTCTTCGTGTACTCCGGAAAGTGGTGGAAAGGTTCAAGGATGACCTCCTGAATAAATTATGATCTCCTTGAGACTACCTGGACTGTACAGAAGAGAAAACGGATGAATCTGTTCATGCTTAAGTTGCTGTGAAATTCGTGGTGGTTTCTGGTGGATTGAGAGTCTTGGGCTTTTTCTGCCCTCGAGTTAAATGGTGCCGCTTAACATTACGTGCACCCACTGAAATTCTTTGACAAAGAGGCAAAATCAAGTTGAGTATTTCAAAAGCAATTCACTTCACACATTCCCCTTAAAACTTTCAttgttacaaaaacaaaaaatgcccCTGAAAACATCAGTTATGAAGCATGTATGGCTTCAGTACAGATACAGCCCTGACAATAGTAAACTGTATCCATTAGAGGAATAGTTCATCATTttggaaatgcacttatttgcagaccagttagcttagcttcataaaaaaaagaagctaaaaacaGCCCAGCTTTGTCCAAAAGTGACAGAATttgcctaccagcacctttaaggctcactaatgaacatgttatttcttgtttttttctgtgcaaactgtgcaaaagtgtaaaaacaaccatcatcatcatcatcacagtggAGTTGCCATGCTACAAGCAGGGTTTCCAGGAGGCCCAAGCtatctgtttccagtctgtatgctaagctaagctaacaggaTACTGGCTGTAACTTCATACTTGGCAGACCTGAAATGagagtgctgctgctctcctcatctaactctcagcaagaaagcgaataagctTATTTCTCAGAATGGCCAACTATTCCTTTGAAGGTgtagcacaaaaacacataaagctCCATTAAGCCATGTTTGTGATGTTAACATCGAATGCCTGGAAAATGAAACGGTTGCTACTGCTAGTGCCGTTTCCACTGAGATTTGGGTGagataaacattttctttgcagtgtgttttatcTTAAACTCCCTTTATTTGATTCTAAAGACTTTGGAAAGTTTTTCTTAAGTCATTAAACCAAACATTGCAGTGCCTCTTTAATCTCCTTTGAAGTTCCCTAGAAGACAAAGTAACTGTTGGGAGAGCCCAGCCTGCTTTCCCATGCAAAGCCTTATATAATGGTTTACTCAGCCTATTATTGTTACCTTGTCCTTCAAACTCCCCTGATAACTTCTCTTCATGAATAAGCCAATTCTCCTGTCAAAGCATTCCCCTCCAAAAACCTGCATTCTTCCATGTGCAACCACTTTCGAAGCCTGAAAGTGATGGACTGCGAGGCCAAAGACCACTAATattttcccttccttttttccatttacCAAACAGTACCCCAAAATGATTAAATCCATCACTAGATAAtcttgctcctctttctcttgaTGTCTTTGGTCTAACATTTCCTCCAGTTGCTCTACAGCTGTTGGGCCTCCTCAGCTGACCTCACACACCATTGCATTTTTATAGGACTTATCTCTTCCCACACCTGGATTCAATCATCATCCTTCTTGCGGGATGGATGCTACATCTGCTGCAGGgggatgtttgttttcatctggaGATCTGAACTGATCAGTCGTGGACGGCCCACAGGCTTGTGATTAGAAAGGTCAGTGATAATGGTGAAGGTGCCACATGTTGTCAGccttattattattctgttttgagggtttttctGGAGCGTGCAGCTCATGGTGCATAATGGAAAGAGGCCATTGTTTGAAAAAGGGCCTAATGTAAGTGTAGGCTCGCAATATATGGTAAGACACCGGCGCGCATACACTTTTAGCACACATTAAACAATGCATCTATTGCACATTAGGAATAAAAATGTACTAAAGGTTAAATGGATCAAGCTGAAAGCACCTTCAAGAGTTAACTGTGAGCTTGGTGCCATTTTGATAATAAATATGTAGACCATAATCCCCCTAGGCCCTGTGTATTGTTGTTAACTTCTTCCTTCATACAGTAGAAATTAACATGTTTGGCTGTTGGTGAAAGTCAGGGTCAAACTGTTTTAATTGTTCTCGAGAGAGatatgtaatttattttctaattaacAGAAGGCTTATATTTACTCGTGGGCCCCTCCTGGTTTCTCCATGGTCCCCCTTATTTGGTTTTGGATTAGTTCAGCTTGAATAGCTTCTCCCATGGGTCTGCAAGTGCCCATTTAGCAGATAAACAATTGTTGAGCTCTTACCACCGATAAAAACGTCATTTTCACCATCCTCAATTAAAACAGGCCACTATTTTAAAATCTATAATACATCTGTCTCGATGTCTATCAAGATGTATAATTTAAACGTACTTACATGGTGACATTACGTGTGAAAATGTAAGCAGGATTTCTGAAAACTTGGCCGCTACATTAATGTGTGTCACTTTTTAATTATCACTCTCATGTGTAAGAATCACACAGTGGATGTTGCTCATAAGAGGAGGCTCCGCTGAGAGTTTGAACTCCCACTAACAAGATTGCTCTCTGAAGTTGAAAAGATTACTGTGGTGTACAAATTTTAAAATCAACTGAGCCATGCAGCAAAGGATGAAAAGGTTACTAGATTCTGCTTAGTGGAGAGAACTGAAGAATGATTACATGACATCGCAGTTAAATTATGTGTTTAAAATCACTAACATTGAGTCCTATGCAAGATCGAGCACCTTAACCATTCTACCTGCCACGCATATTGAGGGGGTTGTTGTGTCATTcaccagcagcatgtttttgtaCTGTGATAGTTTGTTACATGCTCATCTGCAAGAATTCTTAAGTTAAATTATATAGGTATTGCACTTCAAGATACAAAGgcagctgacaaacacattacCCAACAATTAAAGCAAAGTCAATTTAGACCCTGAATGAGTCTCTGTGATGGTTTCTGAGAAAGTGAGATATTTGGGAACATCTACTTTTGAGTGAATTTTTGTTTGGTGATGCTAATTTGGAATGTGCAGAGGACAAAAGAACATTATGTCATACCTCACAATCACCTATCCTCAGTTTAGACTGCCTGACCCTAGTGAGAGCCATGCTTGTCTTGGCGAAGGCCTCGGCCTTGCACATTCTAAGTAGGTGTGAGGGACGTTTTGGCTGGATCACAGTTGGCGATGTGGCATGCTAATGAAAAACATTAGAAGCATGAGCAGAAGCATGACTGAAAACATCCTCTGTTCCCCGGGTGGCATGCCTCACCCCACTGCACCCAACATGTCTCTGTTGTGCCTCCCCTTGGTGGAGAGAGTTTCCCAGTTTGTAGAAAAAGGGCTCAGTGTCTGCTGCAGACGACAAGGACCTCAAGATGGTGTCTTTCTGATCTTGAAGAGAAGTTCGGTGGAAAGCAGCGGCCAATTATGAAGTGTTTGGGGCCTGGCGTGGTATTTACAGTTTTTGAAGGTTTGGTTTCAACTCAAGTGTTGAGAGACGTCAGCAAAAACACCCAGCGTGGGGGAAGTGGAATGCCACAAATTGGAACTATAAAAGTTACCTTCTCAAACGTCAAGTTAGCCTATTCATACATAAAATTAGACCAAAGCTAATTAAATAAATGCCAGTCACTACATTACATGCAGACAAATGATGCATGTATTTTAcgagaaaaggaagaaatttATATGCCAAACCCTTCAAGTACGTATAAGTCTAATGAATATGTTCAATCACACTCATTGATTTTGCTGAATTACTGTCTGCCTTGGTTTTGTGGTTTCCGTAGTCAAGAGGGAGTTCATACTCATCAGCAGACAGGCAGCCTTTACTCCCTCGACTTGATGCCATCATATCAGCCTTGACTGAAGACCtagaaatgaaaagcagaggaCATTTGATTAATTCTGATATTACAGTCAAtgtaaaatatctcaaattaCTTTATCTAAACCTACCTCTTGGCGCGTCTATTGGCGTTGCTGTGTGCGCGTGGACACTCTCCTCCTGGTTGTAGAGCTGACCCTCCGACTCTGGGTCCTGCCCCGCTGCTCAGAAGGATAAGCCACCATCTGTGAGGGTAATCTTTGCACCTGCAGACCTTCGGACTCCCTCATGTCCCTCGCCATCTGAGACAGAGTCTGACCGGGGTTGGTCTGCAGACGTTGGAAAAGGCTTTCTCTGTTAATTTTCCTCTCTGGACAGCTGAAGGTCAGAGCCACTCCAGAGTCTGACTTCATCTCCCTAGAGAAACCATCTGAGGTGCCATCAAAGCAGCGGCCTATAGCAATCTCCTTGGCCACCCTGGGATTCTGGTCTGTGACTGTGTAGATGCCATAGTTGTGTCCTAAAGGATCAACAGGGGCTAGCATGGTGAATGCATGGGACTCGTTGTTTTGAGCGACTGGTGGATGTTTGATGAGATACTCTTGTAGGAGGCTGTTGGTGCCAATCCTTCGACAGTTCCCCTGAGGAAGTACTGATATGAGGGATCTGTCCACCTCAGCTTGATCAAACAGCATGCCGCTGCACTTGAACTCAACACAGGCTGCTGAGGTGTTGGCCTCTCGCATATCTCTGGTGCTGCGAATGTCTCTTATGCCATAAAGCTTgccttttgtttctctgtgtgttcctCCCAGATTCCTTGACCTGATCATCACTTCCTTCTGTCCATGGATCTTGACCTTAATGAAGCATGCTCTGAACTCCTGGGGATTAGGCCACCAGGAGAGGTAGTCTCCCGTCCAGGTCGTCAAATCATTCTCCTCAAAGGGAACAACATTGTACTCATACTTGTCCTTTTCCACCCTGAAGAATCTGAAATGATTTGCATCAACAGGGGCATTTTCACAAGCTATTAAATTGTGATACGGATATATTGGCCCATTGGTCTCATCAAGATTATTTTGGTTAGGCTTTGCCAAGTTGATTCTGAAGGctgttttctttaaagctgGATCCTCGTGGTCTGAGCGCTGGTAGTCTATTTTATCCAGGTATGGCTGAGACACTCCAATGATGTTTGGATTCATCTTGGGGGAGGAGGGAGCTGCCTCCAGTTCTTCCCCACCCATCATTGCTGTAACATACGCTGTGTAAGCATCAGGCCTTTGGGCGTCACAGAAAGCTGGCAAACAGGCCCCGTTGGATCCAGTTATGACACTGTCAAAGCGCCCCCATGCCCTAGGATTAGAGGAATAACCAGGTTTTGGTTCCAAGTTTATCAAGCTGATCACAACACCCTCCAGCTGTTCAGAAGGTAGGAACTTGTCACTCATGTAGGCACGGACTTTGACATAGCAGCGTCTGTTTTCAGGCACGTCTAAATTGAAGAGCCTACGTTCTCTGATCTCCATGTTACCTATGAGGAATGTGCGCTCCTCTCGTTTGCTACGCCCAGAACCACCGGAAGTTGTTGCAGTGTAGGAGAAGTCACTCTCCTCTTCCCAGACTCCTGTGTCTGGGTTTAAAGACCACAGTTTCATTTTGGGAATGTGCTCTTGCATTTTGACGTGCTGTGTGTCAAGAAGGACTTGAACAGCTCCAGCTCCAAGTACCTCCTTGTTGGTCTCATCTCTGAAGTCCACAGAGAACATGCCATAAGTCCTCAAAGGGAGCATGTCACCCTCATCGTCCACAAAGTTGAGATCGCCAGGGGCTGCAGCCGCCGTGGTGATATTTCTTGGGTCAATGAATGTGACGCTGGCTTTCACAGTTCCCTCATAGATTTCTCCATTGTCCTTGTGGAAGGAGTTTGGGGGAATAATCAGCTGACCGATggggtcttcccctttaattTCCCCGAGGTTAATAGAGTTGGTCTCTCCTGCATTGATATCAATTGGCGTCTGCTTTCTCATCACCTTCACATCATGGTAGATGGACCCACCTTTCTTATCAAAGATGAACACCTTAGGAGTGTCAAGAAACTTCTGAGTGGGGTCAACAAAATTTACCACTAGTCTCTCTGTATCGGGAGTAATTTGTAATGTGAAACTTCCCTGGTATCCAGTGGTGCCCACCCTCTCTTTACCGATGTAGATATACCCAAAACGCAGAGGCTCATTATTGTCAGCTGTGACCACTCTACCACGAACCAGCACAGTTGGCTGCAAACACTTCTGACAGCTGCACTGCGTCACAGCCCGGATAGGAAGGCTATAGCTCCCACAGTCAATGACGCGACTTTCCATATTTTGGACCCCACAACAGTACTCAGCTCCATCTCTGCAGCGCATATCAAAGTCTAGGGAACCAGCACATTTGTTGTGAGGGCAGCGGCCAGCGTTGTAGTACTTGGAGTCAGTCCCAGGTTGAACACAGTCCATCGGTAGTCTGATGAGGTGCGTCTCAGGGGTGGAATTGCAAGCTGGTGTTCCCTTTGCTGTGAATTAGACGATAAATTAAATTAAGCTTGTGTTGACATGACACATATAAAATATTTATCAGTCATCTGCTATGCATAAaacctgaaagagaaaaaaaaaatgcaccgATGACTGCTGTGGAGTGTTATTTTGACATTGCtttggttttaaaaatgaacacagactTGCAATATTGAAGACGTGATTGTTCAACCTGCTCTAGGAAGTctgtcaaatgtgttttttatatattgcATATTGTATCCAGTTGATACTGGGTAGTTGTATATCAGTGCATGAGTGGAATAGGACCAGTGTATAGTTAATAAATTGGAACATGCAAGCAAAGTACCTAAAAAATATtatatctgcttttattttgtacacacatgattgcacacacatatacaatgTATTATGCACACACGCAATGTCTACATGGCCTGAAAGTACAAGTGCGTGGCCAAGTTGGATGGTGAAATGTGCATGAAGGTAATTAGACATGAAGTCGAATAGAACATTTATTTACCAACTATCCAGATGGGACTTGGAAAGAAAGAATTATTGTTCACCCAGACATTGGCACAATAATTAATGTGCATGATATCATGGTTGAGCGTATACACAAGGATCCTTTTTAAGCTCCCCATCTCCCAAGTAAGTCAATAATTGCAGACAGATGTAGAGATGTGGAGCAGTGTGATGTGTATGAAATATCATTGCTGTACTGCTGTTCCTTTGATAATGAGTTATGTTGCCTCTACTCCCCTGCATAAACTGGGGTCAACACATTTACTGGGAAATCAAATTAAGCTTCTGcacaatgtaaaatgtgaaataaaactgCCCTGTGATGAAGGAGTAAGAattttttctcttcctgctctgaggTGCTGGTGCTGTCCTGCACACGTACCATAACAAGTTTACAGGGATATATCTGTGACCTGGCATAGATTGCTTTAGCACTCCTCCATGAAAGCCCTGTTAATCTGTGTCTTTGCTAACAAGCACCTGAAGGATATAAGAAATGTGTGCTTCCCCCACATGGATGAGGAAACGCATTTCGTacactgagagagaagagaaactaGATTTATTAACAATCTTGTATTTCACCTCAACACTGGGTGTTCTGGAGAAATAAGAGTTTGAGGTTTTACGGTGTCCAGAGCCATTTCACACAATAGAGAATGCCAGTTTAAAAAGCTGTAGCTTCAAccaatgtaaatataataaaaacttACTGCTCCAAGCGCAGCCAGACTGTGCAAGCCCTGAGATTTTTATTTCCCTGTTTTCATTgcatgtaatgtttttttttttttttttttttccaatgacAAATAGTCTGTTAACTgacttttctccctccctcagaTGTGGGACACTGTGGTTTTGTTTGAATGCTCTTAATGCACTGACATGGATGACTTGGTTGGAGCTGAGCGCTGACATTCCTCTTAAAGTGTGTATTCAATCTCTCAGGCAGCTTCTCTTTATACACTAAAACGAATTGCggttgtttgctttttgtctcaCAACCAGTGATTTTGTCTGTGGTTTTACTTGAACCTGTGCAGAACTTTGACGGAATACGTCATCGTCAAATGCACTGGGATAGCAGCCATCCTGAGCTATAATCCCTAAGTGCCGCTTGCTATCATCATAGTAAATTATATTCTCTCCaggctgatgaagatgaattaCAGTTCTCATTACATCACTGTGCCATTAACTTGAAGGgagtttttgtgtctttttgactaagaggacaaaaacaaactcagacTAAATAgagcaagattttttttttttctgtttttttccacagcttttaagcttttaacattttttccaGCGCTCGTATCTGCCGTCAAACTGCTGTCCGACAGGTAGCATCTTTAACTCTGTGATGCTGAGATACAGTTGCTGTCAGTACGAGATCCGAGATGGAACATACCGATCACAGTGAGTTGGGATGGAGAGGACTTGATGGCACCCGCGGGGCTGCTGGTTTTGCAGTAGTACTGCCCTGCCTGCTCCGGTTTCAGGTCTCGCAGAACGAGGTCCTCCTCATACTTGTACACCTTCCTGTCCAGCAGAGTCCCATTGTGGTACCTTGAAAAAGTAGTTACAAGGATGAGCAACTGAAGAGAAGGCAgatattttcagcaaaaaagcaGACCAAACTAGAGCTACAAGTAACTGATTAATGTtgctttaatcatttaaaaactgattcCATTGGCATCTTGATATAAgtgaaattagatttttaggGAGCTTCAAAATATAAATTTCACATCATGTGAAATAACCTCTGATGCTACTTGTCTCTGGGTGTTGTAATATGATTAACAATGTGCCAGCACTAGTATTCATCTCACCAGTAGTATTTGTCGGGTGCTGGTGATCCTGTTGCcttgcagcacagcagcacccGTCCTCCCTCGTAGCGCACCTTGTCCTCCGGGTGCTTCACAATGTACGGCTTTTCTGTGgaaagcaggaagcagcaaaCCCTCAGAGCTTTTTTCAGGCTGAGACCTAATAAAACTCAGTCAGGCATGGCCCTTTATTCTCGCATTGGTCTTCTGTGCTTATGAAAAATGATTGTTGAGGGAATTACTCTTTCAAAAGCAACACAGGCCTATTTTTATTTGGTCTCCATGCAACCAAGCAAGTAAGTGCTGCAGACAACGTGAAGTCTTACAATTGGCCAGACTGTTTATGTTGTAGCCTTGTCAATGTTTCTACTGTTTTCTGCAGTCTGAGAATCTGAAAGGAGGATTTACTGGCTCTGTGGAATGACATTAGAGAATCAGGAAGCACTTACGAAAATAGCTCTTCTAAGAAATAGCCAACAATATCTTCAATTAATGCTAAATTATACCGTGAGCTTGCTTTGTGGTTGCCTTGGTTCCACTGAAAGCAACAGACACttgcacagacacagttttaatctttttgaatacaaaatatatttttttatcaaTAACATTTTTTCTTAGCCCTCACCGGCTGATTTGAGGACGGCCCGTACCCAGGACAACCCTGTGGTGTTACTGGAGGTGGAGACAGCGATCGGGGCGAACTTCTCCTTCCTGATGGAGATCGAGGTCGAGATGGAGGAGCAGACTCCCGTGAGCCTGAACTGACCTTTGGCATCTGTACGACCACGGATCACCTTGGGCTCGCTGGCCAACGCCACCCAGGCTCCTGCCACAGGGACACCGGTCAGGCTGTGCACTTCGCCGTGCAGCACGTGGCCGTCGCACACGCACCGGCTGCAGTCCTCGCTGGGGCGACCCTCGGGGCACATGCGCTGACATTTGACTTGTGggggaaagacacagaaacGTGAACACACACTAATAAAGGCACCAATGTAAAGATAATATGACTTTTACAGCATACCTGGGCAAGGCCTCTTCCCACACTTCTGAATTTCAACCGGCCGTCCAGTGCACTGAATAGTCACTGAAGTCCTCACACAGGTCCTCCTTCTAATCCTGCGACCCCCACCACAGGTCACTGAACACGTCCCCCAGCGACCCCACGGACTCCACTTGGCTgatcacacagagagagacaggaatgaTGTGAGTTTGGATCTTAACAAGTGATGCATATTAGCATCGTCTGTTAAACTTGCGGTCAGTCGTTTCATGAATTCATCAAGTCATTCAGACTTTAGAAAGAGAGTTGTTCAATCTGTTGTGCACGGGCGCCCCATGCACACAATTATACAGTGGGCATAGCTGATTGAATAGCTTCAGTTGAAAGATTGTTGATTACAAGTAGCTCAATCAAAAGCACTTGAGCTAACGGTTGCCATGTATTGTTTAGCAGAAATTCTGCACTGGACGgtgcagcagaaaatgtcttAGAATCAAGACCAGAACAGCGGTATGCAGGGTAATTTCATTCCAGTTTAAATTGTATCTCAGGTCTGGTTCAGTGTTTAGTCTGGTCCTGGTCCAAGCTGTTATGTTCCATTCAGTACAAAACTAGACTATACAAGCACAGCTAGACGGTTAGAAGCTCAGCAGCAACTATTTGCAACAGTTATCACTTTTGACActacttttctacttttctacactactactacttttCACTACTTGACATGTCAATCGTTGTCCTTTTCTTGGTGGACGGTCACCCATCATTGCACCCAACTGGTTTTTACTTTACATGCAATCACAAGGTGCTGGCACAAGCTAGGTGCTGGTAAATCTTTTGATTCTCACCTGTACATGGAGGGGTGGAgcactccctcctctctgagtGGTGCCCCTGGCACGCTGGCACCAGCAGGAGAGGCATGGGCTGGGTGTTGACACATTTCCTCTGGCGGACCTGGATGCCTACGTCATTGCAAACCGTGGTTGAGCAGGGGCCCCACTCGCTCCAGTCAGTCCAGTAGCTctgcactgaacacacaaattGAAGAGCAGAGTATGATATCCTGAGCAAAGCTGACATTATGTGCTGCTGTCGGCTCATTATTTAACATGGCGGACCGTA
This DNA window, taken from Chelmon rostratus isolate fCheRos1 chromosome 4, fCheRos1.pri, whole genome shotgun sequence, encodes the following:
- the cilp2 gene encoding cartilage intermediate layer protein 1, producing MLELNKVALLLSFLASLALGQGPLRIRTQSDRSRRVALNTFTDTQTTGVTEWTSWFNIDHPGGNGDYERLEAIRFYYRERVCARPMAMEARTTDWVAAADTGEVVHSSLEKGFWCINKEQPHGRVCSNYHVRFQCPPVQSYWTDWSEWGPCSTTVCNDVGIQVRQRKCVNTQPMPLLLVPACQGHHSERRECSTPPCTAKWSPWGRWGTCSVTCGGGRRIRRRTCVRTSVTIQCTGRPVEIQKCGKRPCPVKCQRMCPEGRPSEDCSRCVCDGHVLHGEVHSLTGVPVAGAWVALASEPKVIRGRTDAKGQFRLTGVCSSISTSISIRKEKFAPIAVSTSSNTTGLSWVRAVLKSAEKPYIVKHPEDKVRYEGGRVLLCCKATGSPAPDKYYWYHNGTLLDRKVYKYEEDLVLRDLKPEQAGQYYCKTSSPAGAIKSSPSQLTVIAKGTPACNSTPETHLIRLPMDCVQPGTDSKYYNAGRCPHNKCAGSLDFDMRCRDGAEYCCGVQNMESRVIDCGSYSLPIRAVTQCSCQKCLQPTVLVRGRVVTADNNEPLRFGYIYIGKERVGTTGYQGSFTLQITPDTERLVVNFVDPTQKFLDTPKVFIFDKKGGSIYHDVKVMRKQTPIDINAGETNSINLGEIKGEDPIGQLIIPPNSFHKDNGEIYEGTVKASVTFIDPRNITTAAAAPGDLNFVDDEGDMLPLRTYGMFSVDFRDETNKEVLGAGAVQVLLDTQHVKMQEHIPKMKLWSLNPDTGVWEEESDFSYTATTSGGSGRSKREERTFLIGNMEIRERRLFNLDVPENRRCYVKVRAYMSDKFLPSEQLEGVVISLINLEPKPGYSSNPRAWGRFDSVITGSNGACLPAFCDAQRPDAYTAYVTAMMGGEELEAAPSSPKMNPNIIGVSQPYLDKIDYQRSDHEDPALKKTAFRINLAKPNQNNLDETNGPIYPYHNLIACENAPVDANHFRFFRVEKDKYEYNVVPFEENDLTTWTGDYLSWWPNPQEFRACFIKVKIHGQKEVMIRSRNLGGTHRETKGKLYGIRDIRSTRDMREANTSAACVEFKCSGMLFDQAEVDRSLISVLPQGNCRRIGTNSLLQEYLIKHPPVAQNNESHAFTMLAPVDPLGHNYGIYTVTDQNPRVAKEIAIGRCFDGTSDGFSREMKSDSGVALTFSCPERKINRESLFQRLQTNPGQTLSQMARDMRESEGLQVQRLPSQMVAYPSEQRGRTQSRRVSSTTRRRVSTRTQQRQ